In Cloacibacillus sp. An23, the following are encoded in one genomic region:
- the rplI gene encoding 50S ribosomal protein L9 → MKVILKQDVAKVGKKGELIEVSDGYGRNFLVGRGLADEATPGKIREYQENQKTQKAKDDKRQKAALELKKTLGGKVVTVKASAGEGGKLFGSVTSAQVAEALAAQFGSSVDKKDIKLDDSVKQTGSYAFRIKLYPGVEAEMTLKVETE, encoded by the coding sequence ATGAAAGTAATTCTTAAGCAGGATGTCGCGAAAGTCGGCAAAAAGGGAGAGCTTATAGAGGTCTCAGACGGCTACGGACGCAACTTCCTCGTGGGGCGCGGCCTCGCCGACGAGGCCACTCCCGGAAAGATACGCGAGTATCAGGAGAATCAGAAGACGCAGAAAGCCAAAGACGACAAGCGCCAGAAGGCGGCCCTCGAGCTTAAGAAGACGCTCGGCGGCAAGGTCGTGACCGTCAAGGCCAGCGCCGGGGAGGGCGGCAAGCTCTTCGGGAGCGTCACATCGGCTCAGGTGGCCGAGGCGCTCGCGGCGCAGTTCGGCAGCTCCGTCGATAAAAAGGATATAAAGCTCGACGACTCTGTCAAGCAGACCGGAAGCTACGCCTTCAGGATAAAGCTCTATCCTGGTGTAGAGGCCGAAATGACGCTGAAAGTGGAGACTGAATAG
- a CDS encoding DUF2232 domain-containing protein, which produces MKGKLILEYFSWIAASVAMFAAGVQIAFLSPFTVLAAPVPFLLFTCRAGIRHALSGALAGTAVVFAAMGEVSALLYVCEFAILGMAAGVVMLRAKNGADYFLAALAASVTVKLFLIGVFRYAAGVNPFMITPEAAEAFISSLSGTLSQGGVSVSQESVRSYAADMVKTVGMLMPSMLILFSACDTAAGYLAARLYARRDASLNVPKLPPFASWRFPKNIFWALLAALVLDMASKAMPEDALYKMLALNMMEVLRGVFLIEGLSLAWYFMSAYRVNRAVRCAAVAVGIFFAPVSYVLSMAGVFDIWYDLRKRIKLRGK; this is translated from the coding sequence GTGAAAGGCAAACTGATATTGGAATATTTTTCGTGGATAGCGGCGAGCGTCGCGATGTTTGCGGCGGGAGTGCAGATAGCGTTCCTCTCTCCGTTCACCGTTCTCGCCGCGCCTGTTCCTTTTCTTCTCTTTACCTGCCGCGCCGGGATAAGGCACGCGCTTTCCGGCGCCCTGGCCGGGACCGCCGTCGTCTTCGCGGCGATGGGCGAGGTCTCGGCTCTGCTGTACGTCTGTGAGTTCGCCATACTCGGCATGGCCGCCGGCGTCGTGATGCTGCGCGCAAAAAACGGCGCGGATTATTTTCTCGCCGCGCTCGCGGCGTCCGTGACGGTCAAGCTCTTTCTAATCGGAGTCTTCCGCTACGCGGCCGGCGTCAATCCGTTCATGATAACGCCTGAGGCGGCCGAAGCGTTCATCTCGTCACTCTCCGGCACGCTGTCGCAGGGCGGCGTCTCGGTCTCGCAGGAGAGCGTAAGAAGCTATGCAGCCGATATGGTGAAGACGGTCGGCATGCTCATGCCGTCTATGCTGATATTGTTCTCGGCCTGCGACACGGCAGCGGGCTATCTCGCCGCTCGGCTGTACGCGCGGCGAGACGCGTCGCTGAACGTGCCGAAGCTGCCGCCGTTCGCGAGCTGGCGCTTCCCAAAGAATATCTTCTGGGCTCTGCTCGCGGCGCTCGTCCTTGATATGGCCTCGAAGGCCATGCCCGAAGACGCGCTTTATAAGATGCTCGCGCTCAACATGATGGAGGTGCTGCGCGGCGTGTTTCTTATAGAGGGCCTTTCGCTCGCGTGGTATTTCATGTCGGCCTACAGGGTCAACCGCGCGGTCAGGTGCGCCGCCGTCGCCGTCGGGATTTTTTTCGCGCCGGTCTCGTATGTTCTGTCGATGGCCGGAGTTTTTGACATATGGTATGATTTGCGCAAGCGTATCAAGCTAAGGGGGAAATAG